The Euphorbia lathyris chromosome 3, ddEupLath1.1, whole genome shotgun sequence genome contains a region encoding:
- the LOC136223405 gene encoding protein SHORT-ROOT-like, with product MDITLFAQKQTHPHFFPLQISHDQAIDMHNNNNNNIINNISQTSTTTRSSDSGEQQQQPCGSSTSNNKWASKLLKECARAISEKDSSKIHQLLWMLNELSSPYGDCDQKLASYFLQALFCKATKSGHRCFKTLTSVAEKSHSFDSARKLILKFQEVSPWTTFGHVASNGAILESLEGQTKLHIIDISNTLCTQWPTLLEALATRNDETPHLKLTIVVIEASIVSSVMKEIGQRMEKFARLMGVPFEINVITGLNNLSELTKEGLSVKDDEAVAINCVGALRLVEVEERNSLITMFQSINPKVVTIVEEEADFSTTRFDFVKCFEECLRYYTIYFEMLEESFAPTSNERLMLERECSRSIVRVLGCDEENGGGDDGVGGAERRERGIQWCERLRQVFKPAGFSEDVTDDVKALLKRYKAGWSLLQPQGDESSGLYLTWKDQPVVWVSIWKP from the coding sequence ATGGACATAACTCTCTTTGCTCAAAAACAAACACACCCACACTTCTTCCCTCTCCAAATTAGCCATGATCAGGCAATAGATATGCAcaacaataataacaacaacatCATCAACAATATTAGCCAGACATCCACGACGACACGATCCTCGGACTCCGGTgagcagcagcagcagccaTGTGGTTCTTCAACCAGCAACAACAAATGGGCATCAAAGCTACTTAAAGAGTGTGCAAGAGCAATCTCAGAAAAAGACTCATCCAAAATCCATCAACTACTTTGGATGTTAAATGAACTTTCTTCACCTTATGGAGATTGTGATCAGAAATTAGCCTCTTACTTCCTCCAAGCTTTGTTCTGTAAAGCCACGAAATCCGGTCACCGGTGCTTCAAAACCCTAACTTCAGTTGCAGAAAAGAGCCATTCTTTTGATTCAGCAAGGAAGTTGATCCTCAAGTTCCAAGAGGTAAGCCCTTGGACTACTTTTGGTCATGTAGCTTCAAATGGTGCAATCTTGGAATCTTTAGAAGGTCAAACTAAACTTCATATAATTGATATTAGCAACACTCTTTGTACTCAATGGCCTACTTTGCTTGAAGCTTTAGCTACAAGAAATGATGAAACCCCTCATTTAAAACTCACCATTGTTGTCATTGAAGCTAGCATAGTAAGCTCAGTCATGAAAGAAATAGGGCAAAGAATGGAGAAATTTGCAAGACTAATGGGAGTTCCTTTTGAGATTAATGTGATCACTGGTCTAAACAACTTATCAGAGCTCACTAAAGAAGGATTAAGCGTAAAAGACGACGAAGCTGTCGCGATTAATTGCGTCGGAGCATTGAGATTAGTTGAAGTAGAAGAGAGAAATTCATTGATTACAATGTTTCAATCTATAAACCCTAAAGTTGTTACCATTGTTGAGGAAGAAGCTGATTTTAGTACCACAAGGTTTGACTTTGTTAAGTGTTTTGAAGAGTGTTTAAGGTATTACACTATTTACTTTGAGATGCTTGAAGAGAGCTTTGCACCTACAAGTAATGAGAGGTTGATGTTGGAAAGGGAATGCTCTAGGAGCATAGTTAGGGTTTTGGGTTGTGATGAGGAAAATGGCGGCGGAGACGACGGAGTGGGAGGGGcggagaggagagagagaggaatcCAATGGTGTGAAAGGCTCCGGCAGGTTTTTAAACCGGCTGGATTTAGTGAAGATGTAACGGATGATGTTAAGGCATTGTTAAAAAGATATAAAGCGGGTTGGTCACTTTTACAACCTCAAGGAGATGAAAGTTCGGGACTTTACTTGACGTGGAAAGACCAACCTGTAGTTTGGGTATCAATTTGGAAACCctaa